A portion of the Calliphora vicina chromosome 5, idCalVici1.1, whole genome shotgun sequence genome contains these proteins:
- the LOC135961303 gene encoding uncharacterized protein LOC135961303 — MAPKIKVEYVVLKLTYSISMHPQSCPQITVSRRKRSPCDSIPLVNDWFDRIMTQEKSSIPSTAKVRYCEWNITSGNEDLFKANGHRFENMYFIMGKESVHSMFYMCEHINVEGRLSLTAHICRGCFNNEFEIVESVKGWLMERTGCN, encoded by the exons atggcaCCTAAAATTAAAGTTGAATATGTTGTTCTAAAACTTACATATTCCATATCAAt GCATCCTCAATCCTGTCCTCAAATTACAGTGTCACGCAGGAAGCGTTCACCATGTGACTCCATACCTCTAGTTAATGATTGG TTTGATCGCATAATGACTCAAGAGAAGTCGAGTATACCATCCACCGCAAAGGTACGCTATTGTGAGTGGAATATTACTTCGGGCAATGAAGATTTATTTAAGGCAAATGGTCATCGGTTTGAAAACATGTATTTTATAATGGGCAAAGAATCCGTACATTCGATGTTCTATATGTGCGAGCATATAAATGTGGAAGGACGTCTTTCTTTAACTGCACATATTTGCCGCGGCTGTTTCAACAATGAGTTTGAAATTGTGGAATCCGTTAAGGGCTGGCTGATGGAAAGGACAGGTTGTAACTAA